GATGGCGAAGGCCTCGTCGAGCGAATCGACCAGGACCAGGCGCGATGACGCCAGCGCCTTGCGCGCGATCTCTGCACGCGGCAGCGCTTCCAGCTGGCTCGCAAGCTCGGCCTCGACGCGGTCGATCAGGGCGGCGCTGTCGGACAGCAGCAGCACCTGCGAGTCGGGACCGTGCTCGGCCTGCGACAGCAGGTCCGAGGCCACGTAGGCCGGATCGGCGCCCTCGTCGGCGATCACCAGCACCTCGGAGGGACCGGCCGGCATGTCGATCGCCGCCGCGCCGCCCTGGGCGACCTGGCGCTTGGCCTCGTCCACGTAGCTGTTGCCGGGGCCGAAGATCTTGTCGACCTTGGGCACGCTGGCGGTACCGAAGGCCAGCGCGGCGATCGCCTGGGCGCCACCGAGCTTGAACACGCGGTCGACACCGGCCAGGCGCGCAGCCACCAGCACCGCCGGATCGGCGGTGCCATCGGCGCGCGGCGGCGTGCACAGCACCACCTGGCGGCAACCCGCCAGCGCGGCGGGCACGCAAAGCATCAGCGCGGTCGAGGGCAGCGGCGCGCTGCCCGCGGGGACGTACAGGCCCACGCGAGGCACCGGGCGGATGATGCGCTCGCAGACCACGCCCGGCGCGGTCTCGACGCTGTAGCCCTTGCCCATGCCGGCGCGGTGGAAGGCCTCGATGCGCGCGGCCGCATCGGCCATGGCCTGGCGCAGTTCCGGCGACACGGCGGCTTCGGCCGCGGCGAACTCCCCGGCGCTGACCTCGAAACGCTCGAGCTCAACCTTGTCGAAGCGCGCGGTCAGTTCGCGCAGGGCCTCGTCGCCACGGCTGCGCACGGCATCAAGCACGGCGGCCACGGCCTGGCGGGTGGCATCGGCCACCACCTGCACCGGACGGGTCAGCGCCCGGGTGCGGGCAGCCTCGTCCAGCGCGGACCACTGCAGCCGGTTCCATGCCGGCTGTGCGGATGTCTCCTGCACGGCGCTCATGCCAGCGACCTCTCCACGCCCAGGACCATCAGCTGGCGCGCACCGGCGCGTTCCAGCTCCTCCAGCTGCTGCCAGCTCACCGCACCCTCGCACATGGCCTGCAGGGCCAGCGAGCCATTGACAGACGGCAGCTGCACCAGCGGGCCGGCATCGGCCAGCAGCCGCTCCAGCGCCGGCAGCGCATCGCGGTCGGCGTTGAACATCAGCAGTTTGCGCTCGCGCACCTGCAGCACGCCATCCATGCGCCGCAGCAGCATCTGCGCCAGCGCGGCGCGGGCATCGTCGAAGCCGCCCGCCGGGCCGGCCAGCACGGCCTCGCTCTCGAGCAGGGTTTCCACCGGCTTGAGCTGGTTGGCCTTGAGGGTGGCACCGCTGGAGACCAGGTCGCAGATCAGCTCCGCCGTGCCCAGGCGCGGGGCGATCTCGACCGAGCCGGACAGCTCCACCACCTGGGCATCGATCTGCTGCTCCTGCAGCCAGCCGACGAGGATGGACGGATAGCTGGTGGCGATGCGCAGGCCCTTGCCGCGAAGCTGCTCCGGGCCGGTCCATTCCCAGTCCTCGGGCACGGCCAGCATCAGCCGGCACTGGCCGAAGCCCAGGGCGCGCAGCTCGCGGTATGCCTGCGGCAGGCCGATCTGCGCACGCGCGCCGGCCTGCTCGTCCAGTTCGTTGCGGCCCACCACGCCCAGGTCGCAGACACCGTCGGCGATCAGGCCGGGGATGTCGTCGTCGCGGACCAGCAGCAGGTCGACCGGAAGGGATTCGCCATAGCAGAACAGCTTGTCGCGGCTCTCGCGCCAGCTCAGGCCGCAGGCGGCCAGCAGCTTGCGGGCGGGCTCGGCGAGGCGGCCGCTCTTCTGGATGGCGATGCGGAGGCGGTCGCGGGTGGCCGCTCCAAGGGGGGGAGTCATGGTGTCGTTTCCGCGCTGGAGGTGGCGCTCCGGCCCAGGGCCAGTGCATAGCCGCCGGCACCGCGCTCCAGCGTGCGCGCGACCCGGCCAATGGTGGTGACGCTGACCCCGGTCAGCTCGTAGATCTCGCGATACGGCACGCCCCGGAGCAGCAGCGGCACCACCGCCCAGCGGTCGACCATCGCCTCCAGCTCGGCCGGCGTGCACAGGTCGCGCAGGAAGGCCGCGACCTCCTCGCCGGTCTGCAGCGAGGCGATGGCGTCGGCCAGTACCTGCAGCGCCTGGTCGGAGGGACGCGCGGAAGCGGGGGTGGGACGGGGCTTCATCACGTATCAATGTATTAGCGTGCTAATACATTACGCCGCGACGCAGCATCGGTCAACATCCCGTCCTGCCCGGGAGGCCGCCTTTGCCGGGTTGTTCAGCGTCGGCACTATCGGTGGGGCAGGACTGGGCAGTCATCCATCCGATTGCGGGCGCACGGCCCGGCCACACCTGCTCTCCCGCCGGCGTCGCCCATACGCCTGGGCTGGGCGGTGCCGGCACGGCGATCCCGGCCGTGCGACCTCCCACTTATCCCCGTCCGACAGCCACCCCGGACCTGCCCCCGTGCCGGTCCCGACCCGGGGCCACTGCCGCGCGCAAAGCCAACGTGGCGGGGCGCTGGCGCCCTACTCCGGCAGTCAGGCCTGCGGCAGCGCTTCCAGCAGTGCGCCGGAGGCGACCAGCTCGACCATGGTGGCGACCTCGCCGTCCATCGCGCGGTCGCGGTCCAGGAATGGCACCGCCTCGCGGATGCGCAAATGCGCACGCGCCACTGCCTCGCCGGGATGGAACGCATCCGCCGCGGCCAGCTGCGCACGCAGTTCCTCGACCTCGGCCAGGAAACGCTCGCGCACGGGCGCATCCGGCGCCGGCCCGCCCTGCACCTTGCCCGCCAGCGCCTGCGCATCGGCGCGACGCGCCAGGGCACGGGCGGCGTTGATCATGTCGCGGCGCAGGTCCAGCGCCTGGGCGGCGGTGTACAGCTCCAGCGCCAGCACCTTGCCCAGGTCCTCGACCATGGCCAGCACGTGGCGCGCCTCGTTGGCGCCCATGGACACGTGGTCCTCGGCATTGGCGCTGGTCGGCACCGAATACACCGAGGCCGGGTGTGCGCGGCTGGCCAGGTCGTTGACGATGGCCGCGGCGGTGTACTGCACGATCATGTGGCCGGACTCGGTGCCGTCCTCGTTGCCGATCAGGAACGCCGGCAGGCCGTCGTTGGTGGCCGGATCGACCAGCTTGTTGAGCCGGCGCTCGGAGATCGAGGCCAGGGTCGGGATCGACGCCTTGAGGTAGCTCAGCACCAGCGCCAGCGGCATGCCGTGGAAGTGGCCGGCGGAAATCACCTGCTCCTCCACGTGCGCCGCGTCGACCTTGTCCGGGAACACCAGCGGGTTGTCGGTCACCGCGTTGAGCTCGACCTCCAGCACGCGCGCGGCCTGGGCCGCGGCGTCGCGCACCGCGCCATGCACCTGCGGGATGCAGCGCAGCGAGTAGCTGTCCTGCGGCTGGTGCTTCTTGCCGCCACGGAACGGCAGGAAGCGCTGGTAGAACTTCTCGCGGCCATGGCGCTGGTCGGCCGGCACCCAGTCCCAGCCGATGTCGAAGCGCAGCTCGCGCGATTCCGCGGTGTCCCAGCTGGAGGGCAGCCACGGCCGGAACCGCGGCACCAGGTGGTACGGGATGTCGGCCAGCGTCGAACCCGACAGCAGCCGGCGCAGGTTGGCCGCGACCCGGACCTGGCCCGGATGCGGCCGCAGCGCGTGCACCTCTTCGGCGAACGCGCCCAGGCGCCCGGCGAAGGCGTCGATGGTCATGGCCGCGGCCAGGTCGGCCGTATCGAGCATCTGCTCCAGGCGGTGCAGCGCGAGCACGCCCATGGCCAGCATCTGCGCGGTGCCGTTGTTCAGCGCGAGGCCTTCCTTGTAGGACAGCGATACCGGCTCCAGGCCGGCACGACGCAACGCCTCGGCACCGGGCAAGCGCTGGCCGTCGAGGAAGGCTTCGCCCCCGCCCAGCAGGACGATCGCCAGGTGCGACAGCGGCGCCAGGTCGCCGGAGGCGCCGACCGAACCCAGCTGCGGCACCACCGGCACGATGCCGGCGTTGAGCAGCACGGCGAGCGCCTCCAGGGTCTGCACCCGGATTCCCGAATGCCCCTTCAGCAGGGTGTTGATGCGGATGCACAGCATCGCCCGCACCACGTCGGCGGCCATCGGCTCGCCCACGCACACGGCATGGGTCACGATCAGGTTGCGCTGCAGCTCCTCGTGCAGCGAACGCCGCGACGGCACCGCGCCAGGCAGCTCGTCACGCAGCGGATGCGCGCCCAGCAGCTTGTCGGCATTGCTGCCGAAGCCGGTGGACACGCCGTAGATCGGCTCCTCGCGGCGCACCTGCTCGGCGAGGAAGTCGGCCGCGCGCGCCACCGCCTCCAGGGCGCCGGGATCCAGCGCGACCTTCGCGCCTTGGGCCACGGCGACCAGCTGGTCGCGGGTCAGGGATTGCCCGTCGAGACGGATCGTCGTCATGCGCCTGCCTGTTGCGTTATGCGGAACGGAAGGCGCCGGCGTGCCCGGCGCCGGGAGCACCGGCCCGCGCGAGGGCGGGCCGGGCGGATGGATCAGCGGCCCGCCAGGGCGCGGGCCTGTTCCAGTTCGACCTTCAGGGTCTCGGCCAGTTCGCCGCGCGGCACGTCGAACTGCTGCTCGCGCACCAGGTCCTTGACCGCGACCACGCCACGCTCCAGCTCGTCCGGGCCGGCCAGCACCACGAAACGGATGCCGGCACGCGAGGCGTACTGGAACTGCTTGCCGATCTTGCGCGGCTCCATCTGCACTTCGGTGTTGATGCCACCCAGGCGCAGGTGGCGGGCGATGTCCAGGGCGTCGGCCAGCTGGTTCTCGTCCATCAGCGCGACCATGGCCTGGACGCTGCTCTCGGCGATGCCCTCGATCAGGCCAGCCTCGCGCAGCTGCCAGAACAGCCGGGTCAGGCCGATGGAGATGCCCACGCCCGGCAGTTTCGACTTGGTGTAGTGGCTGGCCAGGTCCTCGTAGCGGCCACCGGAGCAGATCGAACCGATGCCCGGGTGCTCGACCAGCTGGGTCTCGTAGACCGTGCCGGTGTAGTAGTCCAGGCCGCGGGCGATGGAGAAGTTCAGGCAGTAGGCGGATTCCGGCACGCCCAGCGCACGCACCAGCTCCAGCACCTCGCGCAGCTCGGCGGCGCCGGCGCGCAGCACGTCGCTGGCGTTGTCGCCGGCCTCGGCCAGCACGTCGTCGATCTTCGCCAGCGCATCGGCGTGCGAGGTCGAACGCACCTCCACGAAGGCCAGGATGCGGTCCACGGCCACTGCCGGCAGGCCGAAGTCCGGACCGGCCAGGGTCTCGCGCACGTATTGGGGGCCGCGCTTGTCGATCTTGTCGACCTCGCGCAGGACCAGCGCCTGCTGCTGCGGGTCGGCTACGCCCTGGGCCTCGAAGAAGCCGCGCATGAGCTTGCGGTTGTTGAGCTGCACGCGGAACGCGCCGATGCCCAGCTCGGAGAACACCGAGTGGATCACCGCCAGCACTTCGGCGTCATAGCGGATGGACAGGGTGTCCTTGCCGATGACGTCGATGTCGCACTGGTAGAACTCGCGGAAGCGGCCGCGCTGGGCGCGCTCGCCGCGGTACACGCGCTGCATCTGGTAGCGGCGGAACGGGAAGCTCAGCTCGTGCTCGTGCTCGGCCACGTAGCGCGCCAGCGGCACGGTCAGGTCGAAGCGCAACGCCATCTCCGGCAGGCCGCCGGCCGCGCCCTCGGCGGCGGCGTTGGCCAGCGCACCGGTGGACTGCACGAAATACACCTGCCGCTCGGTCTCGCCGCCGGACTTGGTCAGCAGCACGTCGGACAGTTCGAACACCGGCGTTTCCACCGGCAGGAAGCCGAAGCGTTCGTAGTTGCGACGGATGACGTCGAGCATGCGCTGGAAGGCGATCTGCTCGCGCGGCAGCAGCTCCATGACGCCGGCCGGGGTACGGGGCCTGATCAAGCGGAAAAACTCCTGTGCCATGGGCACGGACGGGATGCAGGATTCTACCGTGTCGGCACCGCGCTCCGGCACCGGGGGGCGCGCCGGAGGGGTACAATACGCAGCATCCTGCCCAGTGTGCCCGACATGGCTTGGCCCCCGTTCGACAGTCCCTGCCTGACCCCGCCGCCCGACCAGGCGGGACCGCTGGGGCCGTGCGCGCACTGCCAGGTGCGCCACCTGGCCGTCTGCTCGGTTCTGAGCCACGAGGAAATGCACGCCCTCGACGCCGAGGCCAGCAGCCAGCTGCTCGGCCCCGGCGCGGTGCTGGCCCGCCAGGGCGATGCGCGCAAGCACGTCTTCACCGTGGTCCGCGGCGCCCTGCGCATGGTGCGCCTGGCCGCCGACGGTCGCCGCCAGGTGGCCGGCTTCGCCCTGCCGGGCGACTTCGTCGGCCTGAGCGGCTCGCCGACCTACCGCCACGACGTCGAGGCCCTCGGCGAGACCGAGCTGTGCCGCTTCGGCACCGATGCCATGCAGCGCCTGGGCACGCAGTACCCGCAGCTGCGCGACAAGCTGCTGGAGCGCGCCTGCGTGGAGCTGGATTCGGCGCGCGACCAGATGATGGCCCTGGCGCGCATGAACCCGATCGAGCGCATGGCCGACTTCCTGCTCAAGCTGTCCGCACGCGAGGCCCGCGCCGGCAACACCGGCCCGATGGTGGCGCTGCCGATGCCCCGCGCCGACATCGCCGACCACCTCGGCCTGACCGTCGAGACCGTGAGCCGCTGCCTCAGCACCCTGCGCAGCAAGGGCCTGATCGCGGTGCCCGAAACCTACCGGATCGAGATCCTGGACTTCCGCGGCCTCGAGGCGCTGCGCGCCGACTGATCCGGCCGACCCTGCGCCTCGCGCTTCGCGTCGGCGCCCTGCCCCAACCCGGACGACCCGACCCAGACGACCGAGGGTGCGGCAACCGCGCCCGGCAAGCCTGTGCGGGTGGCTGGCGATCCTGCACACACCTCAGGCCAGTCGCGGCACCCGCCCGCACCCGCTACGTCCGATCGCTACCCACGGCACCCGGCGCGGCCACCGGGAGTGTCGTCGTACGCGCTCACAAAGGACCTGGCTGGATCACCAAGCCCCACAAACGCAAAGAGCGGGCCGAAGCCCGCTCCCTGCTGGTTCCAGCGATGGCCGTGCGGATTACTCCGTCACGCCCTCGCCCTCCTCGACGGCCTTGATCGACAGGCGGATACGGCCCTGCTTGTCGACTTCCAGCACCTTGACCTTGACCACGTCGCCTTCCTTGAGCTTGTCGGAGACCTTCTCCACGCGCTCGCTGGAGATCTGCGAGACGTGGACCAGGCCGTCCTTGCCCGGCAGGATGGTCACGAACGCGCCGAAGTCCATGATCTTGGCGACCTTGCCCTCGTAGATCCGGCCCGGCTCGACGTCCGAGGTGATCTGCTCGATGCGGGCCTTGGCGGCCTGGGCAGCGGCGGCGTTGACCGAAGCGATGACGATGGTGCCGTCGTCCTGGATGTCGATCTGGGTGCCGGTTTCCTTGGTGATGCCCTGGATGGTGGCACCGCCCTTGCCGATCACCTCGCGGATCTTGTCCGGGTGGATCTTGATGGTCAGCAGGCGCGGGGCGTACTCGGACAGTTCCGCACGCGGGGCGGTCAGGGCCTTGGCCATCTCGCCGAGGATGTGCAGTCGGCCGGCCTTCGCCTGCTCCAGCGCCTGCTTCATGATCTCCTCGGTGATGCCCTCGATCTTGATGTCCATCTGCAGGGCGGACACGCCGTCGGCGGTGCCGGCGACCTTGAAGTCCATGTCGCCCAGGTGGTCTTCGTCACCCAGGATGTCGGACAGCACGACGAAGCGGTCGTCTTCCTTCACCAGGCCCATGGCGATGCCCGCCACCGGGGCCTTCACCGGCACGCCGGCATCCATCAGCGCCAGCGAGCTGCCGCAGACCGAAGCCATCGACGAGGAGCCGTTGGACTCGGTGATCTCCGAGACCACGCGCACGGTGTACGGGAACTCCTCGATGCTCGGCATCACCGCCAGCACGCCGCGCTTGGCGAGGCGGCCGTGGCCGATCTCGCGGCGCTTCGGCGCGCCGAAGCGGCCGCACTCACCCACCGAGTACGGGGGGAAGTTGTAGTGGAACAGGAAGTTTTCCTTGTACTCACCGGAGACGGCATCGATGATCTGGCCGTCGCGGGTGGTGCCCAGGGTGGTGACCACGATGGCCTGGGTCTCGCCGCGGGTGAACATCGCCGAGCCGTGGGTACGCGGCAGCACGCCGGTCTTCACGCTGATCGGGCGGACGGTGTCCAGGGCGCGGCCGTCGATGCGGACCTTGGTGTCCAGGACCGAGTCGCGCATGGTGCGGTACTCGAGCTCGCCGAACTCCTTGCCCAGCTCGGCCGGGTTCCAGCCCTCGGCGGCGACGCGGCCGGCCAGCTGCTCGGCGACGTCCTTCTTGATCGCGGCGATGGCGTCGCGGCGCTCCAGCTTGTCGCGGATCTGGAAGGCATCGGCCAGGCGGTTGCCCACGGCCTCCTTCAGCGCGGCGATCAGGGCCTCGTTCTTGGCCGGGGCGACCCACTGGCTCGGCTTGGTGCCGGCTTCGGCGACCAGCT
This genomic interval from Pseudoxanthomonas suwonensis 11-1 contains the following:
- the hisD gene encoding histidinol dehydrogenase produces the protein MSAVQETSAQPAWNRLQWSALDEAARTRALTRPVQVVADATRQAVAAVLDAVRSRGDEALRELTARFDKVELERFEVSAGEFAAAEAAVSPELRQAMADAAARIEAFHRAGMGKGYSVETAPGVVCERIIRPVPRVGLYVPAGSAPLPSTALMLCVPAALAGCRQVVLCTPPRADGTADPAVLVAARLAGVDRVFKLGGAQAIAALAFGTASVPKVDKIFGPGNSYVDEAKRQVAQGGAAAIDMPAGPSEVLVIADEGADPAYVASDLLSQAEHGPDSQVLLLSDSAALIDRVEAELASQLEALPRAEIARKALASSRLVLVDSLDEAFAISNTYAPEHLILALREPRQWLDRVEAAGSVFLGDWTPEALGDYCSGTNHVLPTNGAARAWSGVSVASFQNFVSVQAASREGILAIGECAVTMARAEQLDAHANAVALRLKGAAA
- the hisG gene encoding ATP phosphoribosyltransferase; the protein is MTPPLGAATRDRLRIAIQKSGRLAEPARKLLAACGLSWRESRDKLFCYGESLPVDLLLVRDDDIPGLIADGVCDLGVVGRNELDEQAGARAQIGLPQAYRELRALGFGQCRLMLAVPEDWEWTGPEQLRGKGLRIATSYPSILVGWLQEQQIDAQVVELSGSVEIAPRLGTAELICDLVSSGATLKANQLKPVETLLESEAVLAGPAGGFDDARAALAQMLLRRMDGVLQVRERKLLMFNADRDALPALERLLADAGPLVQLPSVNGSLALQAMCEGAVSWQQLEELERAGARQLMVLGVERSLA
- a CDS encoding YerC/YecD family TrpR-related protein is translated as MKPRPTPASARPSDQALQVLADAIASLQTGEEVAAFLRDLCTPAELEAMVDRWAVVPLLLRGVPYREIYELTGVSVTTIGRVARTLERGAGGYALALGRSATSSAETTP
- a CDS encoding HAL/PAL/TAL family ammonia-lyase encodes the protein MTTIRLDGQSLTRDQLVAVAQGAKVALDPGALEAVARAADFLAEQVRREEPIYGVSTGFGSNADKLLGAHPLRDELPGAVPSRRSLHEELQRNLIVTHAVCVGEPMAADVVRAMLCIRINTLLKGHSGIRVQTLEALAVLLNAGIVPVVPQLGSVGASGDLAPLSHLAIVLLGGGEAFLDGQRLPGAEALRRAGLEPVSLSYKEGLALNNGTAQMLAMGVLALHRLEQMLDTADLAAAMTIDAFAGRLGAFAEEVHALRPHPGQVRVAANLRRLLSGSTLADIPYHLVPRFRPWLPSSWDTAESRELRFDIGWDWVPADQRHGREKFYQRFLPFRGGKKHQPQDSYSLRCIPQVHGAVRDAAAQAARVLEVELNAVTDNPLVFPDKVDAAHVEEQVISAGHFHGMPLALVLSYLKASIPTLASISERRLNKLVDPATNDGLPAFLIGNEDGTESGHMIVQYTAAAIVNDLASRAHPASVYSVPTSANAEDHVSMGANEARHVLAMVEDLGKVLALELYTAAQALDLRRDMINAARALARRADAQALAGKVQGGPAPDAPVRERFLAEVEELRAQLAAADAFHPGEAVARAHLRIREAVPFLDRDRAMDGEVATMVELVASGALLEALPQA
- the hisS gene encoding histidine--tRNA ligase, producing the protein MIRPRTPAGVMELLPREQIAFQRMLDVIRRNYERFGFLPVETPVFELSDVLLTKSGGETERQVYFVQSTGALANAAAEGAAGGLPEMALRFDLTVPLARYVAEHEHELSFPFRRYQMQRVYRGERAQRGRFREFYQCDIDVIGKDTLSIRYDAEVLAVIHSVFSELGIGAFRVQLNNRKLMRGFFEAQGVADPQQQALVLREVDKIDKRGPQYVRETLAGPDFGLPAVAVDRILAFVEVRSTSHADALAKIDDVLAEAGDNASDVLRAGAAELREVLELVRALGVPESAYCLNFSIARGLDYYTGTVYETQLVEHPGIGSICSGGRYEDLASHYTKSKLPGVGISIGLTRLFWQLREAGLIEGIAESSVQAMVALMDENQLADALDIARHLRLGGINTEVQMEPRKIGKQFQYASRAGIRFVVLAGPDELERGVVAVKDLVREQQFDVPRGELAETLKVELEQARALAGR
- a CDS encoding Crp/Fnr family transcriptional regulator, translated to MAWPPFDSPCLTPPPDQAGPLGPCAHCQVRHLAVCSVLSHEEMHALDAEASSQLLGPGAVLARQGDARKHVFTVVRGALRMVRLAADGRRQVAGFALPGDFVGLSGSPTYRHDVEALGETELCRFGTDAMQRLGTQYPQLRDKLLERACVELDSARDQMMALARMNPIERMADFLLKLSAREARAGNTGPMVALPMPRADIADHLGLTVETVSRCLSTLRSKGLIAVPETYRIEILDFRGLEALRAD
- the pnp gene encoding polyribonucleotide nucleotidyltransferase, coding for MAKITKTFQYGKHTVTLETGEVARQASGSVIVKMDDTVLLVTAVAAKSAREGQDFFPLTVDYQEKFYAGGRIPGGFFKREGRPTEKETLISRLIDRPIRPLFPEDYKNEVQIIATVMSLNPEIDGDIPALIGASAALSLAGTPFKGPIGAAKVGYKDGQYILNPSASELAESKLELVVAGTANAVLMVESEAALLSEEVMLGAVTFGHREMQKVINAINELVAEAGTKPSQWVAPAKNEALIAALKEAVGNRLADAFQIRDKLERRDAIAAIKKDVAEQLAGRVAAEGWNPAELGKEFGELEYRTMRDSVLDTKVRIDGRALDTVRPISVKTGVLPRTHGSAMFTRGETQAIVVTTLGTTRDGQIIDAVSGEYKENFLFHYNFPPYSVGECGRFGAPKRREIGHGRLAKRGVLAVMPSIEEFPYTVRVVSEITESNGSSSMASVCGSSLALMDAGVPVKAPVAGIAMGLVKEDDRFVVLSDILGDEDHLGDMDFKVAGTADGVSALQMDIKIEGITEEIMKQALEQAKAGRLHILGEMAKALTAPRAELSEYAPRLLTIKIHPDKIREVIGKGGATIQGITKETGTQIDIQDDGTIVIASVNAAAAQAAKARIEQITSDVEPGRIYEGKVAKIMDFGAFVTILPGKDGLVHVSQISSERVEKVSDKLKEGDVVKVKVLEVDKQGRIRLSIKAVEEGEGVTE